The genomic DNA CGGCCGGGTGCAGCGGTACATGAGCCGCGATTGCAGGTGATCCTGCAGGTTGTGGCCAACCTCGGGCAGATGGTGCGCCGGCGCGATGCCCAGCGCCCGCAGCGCATCGGCATCGCCGATGCCCGACAGCATCAGCAGCTGCGGTGACTGGATCGCGCCGGCGCTCAGCACCACCTCGCAACGCGCCCGGGCCTGGCAGGCGCGGCCGCCGCGCAGGTAGGACACGCCCACGGCGCGGCGCCCCTCCAGGATCACGCCGGTGGCGTGCGCGTCGGACTCGACGCACAGATTGGCGCCGGCGATGCCCGACCTCAGGTAGGCCTTGGCGGCCGAACAGCGCAGGCCATTGCGCGTCGTCAGCTGGAAGTAGCCGGCGCCCTCCTGGCGCGCGCCGTTGAAATCATCGGTGCGCGGCACGCCCAGCTCGTTGGCGCCACCGATAATGGCCTCTATCAGCGGATGACGGCCACGGATATCCGAGACCGCCAGCGGGCCGTCGCCGCCGTGGCATGCGTCCGCGCCGCGTTCGTTGGCCTCGGAGCGCTTGAAATAGGGCAGGACATCGTCCCAGCCCCAGCCGACATTGCCAGCCGCCCGCCAGCGCTCGAAGTCCTCCTTCTGGCCTCGGATATAGACCAGGCCATTGATCGAACTGGAGCCGCCCAAGGTACGGCCTCGCGGAATATAGATCTTGCGATTGTCCAGATTGGGCTCGGGCTCGGATTCGAACTGCCAGTTCAGCTGCGGGTTGAACATCGTCTTGCCATAACCGATGGGGATGTGGATCCACATGTTCCGGTCCCGCGGGCCGGCCTCCAGCAGCAGCACGGTCGTCCTGCGATCCTGCGCCAGCCTGGCGGCCACGGCGCATCCGGCCGATCCGGCGCCCACGACGATGTAGTCAAACTCCCTGGTCTCCACGTTCCCTTCCCCTCAGATGTCCAGCACCACGGCGCCCTCGCGGACGCGCGCGCAACAGATCAGTACGCTGTCGGCGCGTTCTTCGTCGCTCAACAGGTAGTCGTTGTGTTCGATCAGGCCCGACAGGTAGTTCAGCCGGCATTCGCCGCATAGCCCCGCCTCGCAGGATGAATTGCAGGCCACGCCGGCGCCGCGCAGGGCCTGCAGGATGGTCTGCCCCGGCGCCACCGGCACCGACCGGTCGCTGCGGCGCAGCGTCAGGCTGGCCGGCAGGCCGTCCGCCGGCGGCGTTGGCGGCGGCGCCAGGTCGGCGCCGAAATGCTCCGAATGCACCGCCTCGGCCGGCCAATGGGCGCAGGCGGCCTGCACCGCCCGCATGAAGCCGGGCGGGCCGCAGAAATACAGTTGGCCATCTTCTGGCCGCTGCGCCAGCAACTGGCCGAGATCCAGCCCGTTGGCGGGGTTGCCGCCATCGTGGTGCAGGAAGACGCGGCCGCGCCACTTCTCACCGGCCAGATAGCGGGCGAAGGCGGTGCGCTCGGGCGACTGCGTGCAGTAGTGCAGCGTGTACGGCCGGCCCAGCGCGTGCAGCCGTTCGGCCATCGCCAGCAGCGGCGTGATGCCGATGCCGCCGGCCAGCAGCAGGCAATGGCCGGCGTCCTCCCGCAGCGGGAAGTAGTTGTGCACGCCCGCCACCTCCAGCAGGTCGCCGGGCCGCACCTGTTCGTGCATGGCGCGCGAACCGCCGCGGCTGTCCGGCACGCGCAGCACGGCGATGCAATAGCGATCAGTGCTGCCCGGCGCATTGCACAGGGAATAGCGGCGGCTGGCGCCGCCTGGAGTACGGATATCCAGGTGCGCGCCGGCCTCGAAGGCGGGCAGCGGCGCGCCGTCCGGATCGACCAGGTCGAAGGCGTAGATGCCTTGCGCCTCGTACCGGATCGCACTGACTCGCAACTTCAGCATGGCTCTCTCCGCATCCCTCAGCCGGCGGTGGCCGCCTGGTTCGCGCGGTCGAGGCCGTCGAGCCGGGCGCGCACGTGCGCATCGCGCTGGTCCGCCGGCAGCGCGTCGGCCGACCGCATGATCTCCAGCACCTGCTTGCCGGCGGCGGCCAGCTGCTTGCGATCGGCCTGCTTGTCGGCCAGTTCGGGAATGTCCAGCACCGAATCCTGGGCATAGATCGGCAGCGTCCGGCCCTGCTCCTGCAATTGCTGGTAGAGCGCGTAGGGCGCGGTCTTGTCCTGCACGGCATTGCGCAGCAGCTTGCGGCACATGTACACGCCCACGTCGGAGACGCCGGGATGCTCGGCGCCATGCGCGGCGATGCGGCCCTGGCTGACAATGGCCTCCCAGTCGCCCGGCGCGCGCTGCCCCTCGTCGTAGCTGCGGTTGCCTGTCTGCCCTTCCAGGAAGTCGATCTTGTCGACGCCGCAGTCGGCTTCGTTGCCCAGGCCGTCCGGGTCGACGGTGCTGTTGAAGTGGCGGTAGCCGAAGATGATCATGTTCTCGTCGTCGACGGGCACGCTCCAGCGGGTGCAGCCGGCGGTGCCATGGCGTTCGCGCGCGGCGGTCGGCAGCAGCGAGCCGATCTGCAGGTAGTTGGGGAACACCATTTCGGTGATGCGCACCCAGATCTTGTCGCCGGGCAGGCGGCGCGAGGCGATGAACACGCAGCCATTGCCGTCGCGCGTGGCTTCCCATTGCATGACCGGCATGTCGCCGAAGCCTTCCAGCGACACGCCGGCCGAGGTCGCCGCATCCACGCCCTCGACCACCATGTGGTTGTGCAGCACGGCGGTATGCATGTGGTCCATGATGTTCTCGTAGACCTGCAGCCAGTTGCACGGGTAGATATTCGAGAACGGCACCAGCCGGGTGTCGGCGGGCAGGCTGTAGGTATCGAACTCCGGGAACGGCGGCGCCTGGCCCGGGCCCATGTAGGCAAAGACCAGTCCATCGCGCTCGAACGCGGGATAGGCGCCCTGACACACCGTTTCCT from Achromobacter xylosoxidans includes the following:
- a CDS encoding GMC family oxidoreductase; this translates as METREFDYIVVGAGSAGCAVAARLAQDRRTTVLLLEAGPRDRNMWIHIPIGYGKTMFNPQLNWQFESEPEPNLDNRKIYIPRGRTLGGSSSINGLVYIRGQKEDFERWRAAGNVGWGWDDVLPYFKRSEANERGADACHGGDGPLAVSDIRGRHPLIEAIIGGANELGVPRTDDFNGARQEGAGYFQLTTRNGLRCSAAKAYLRSGIAGANLCVESDAHATGVILEGRRAVGVSYLRGGRACQARARCEVVLSAGAIQSPQLLMLSGIGDADALRALGIAPAHHLPEVGHNLQDHLQSRLMYRCTRPITTNDALRTWWGTARIGLQWILRRAGPVAAGIQLGGMFARTNDSEQTPNVQFHFGTISADMTAGKPHDFPGFTLSVCQLRPTSRGRLDLASPDPLAAPRARFNYLDTEFDRRTMIEGVRMARQLVRTRSLAPYVADEYRPGFNVESDDEVLRFIRGYATTIFHPVGTCRMGPDTASVVDNRLRVRGVDRLRVVDASIMPLLLSGNTNAGSIVIGEKGADMIMEDREKIS
- a CDS encoding PDR/VanB family oxidoreductase, which codes for MLKLRVSAIRYEAQGIYAFDLVDPDGAPLPAFEAGAHLDIRTPGGASRRYSLCNAPGSTDRYCIAVLRVPDSRGGSRAMHEQVRPGDLLEVAGVHNYFPLREDAGHCLLLAGGIGITPLLAMAERLHALGRPYTLHYCTQSPERTAFARYLAGEKWRGRVFLHHDGGNPANGLDLGQLLAQRPEDGQLYFCGPPGFMRAVQAACAHWPAEAVHSEHFGADLAPPPTPPADGLPASLTLRRSDRSVPVAPGQTILQALRGAGVACNSSCEAGLCGECRLNYLSGLIEHNDYLLSDEERADSVLICCARVREGAVVLDI
- a CDS encoding Rieske 2Fe-2S domain-containing protein, whose translation is MTQATSSVPPTRNEHPLRFSGYQQRNRPGPDLELTSSNPGTPMGEYMRRHWQPVCLSQELTDVPKAIRIMGEDLVAFRDKSGDVGVMHRQCAHRGASLEFGIIAEHGIRCCYHGWHYGVDGTLLDAPCEPDATRLKETVCQGAYPAFERDGLVFAYMGPGQAPPFPEFDTYSLPADTRLVPFSNIYPCNWLQVYENIMDHMHTAVLHNHMVVEGVDAATSAGVSLEGFGDMPVMQWEATRDGNGCVFIASRRLPGDKIWVRITEMVFPNYLQIGSLLPTAARERHGTAGCTRWSVPVDDENMIIFGYRHFNSTVDPDGLGNEADCGVDKIDFLEGQTGNRSYDEGQRAPGDWEAIVSQGRIAAHGAEHPGVSDVGVYMCRKLLRNAVQDKTAPYALYQQLQEQGRTLPIYAQDSVLDIPELADKQADRKQLAAAGKQVLEIMRSADALPADQRDAHVRARLDGLDRANQAATAG